The Apium graveolens cultivar Ventura chromosome 11, ASM990537v1, whole genome shotgun sequence genome has a window encoding:
- the LOC141698014 gene encoding ribonuclease TUDOR 2-like, translated as MAPKLARRGDDQSTDKPFAWQSREFLRKLCIGMEVGFQVDYTLSPRGLEFGTVFLDDKNVAFWIVAKGWTKLCTMHHFKDGEGSR; from the exons ATGGCTCCGAAATTG GCTCGCAGAGGTGATGATCAATCTACTGATAAGCCTTTTGCGTGGCAAAGCAGAGAGTTCCTAAGAAAGCTTTGCATTGGAATG GAAGTTGGATTCCAGGTAGATTATACTCTATCTCCCAGAGGATTGGAGTTTGGCACCGTTTTTCTTGATGATAAAAATGTTGCATTCTGGATTGTTGCAAAAGGCTGGACAAAGTTATGCACTATGCATCACT TTAAAGACGGTGAGGGATCTAGATAA